The Anaeromyxobacter diazotrophicus genome includes the window TGGAGCTTCTTCACCGGGAACTACCAGGAGTACGAGGCGGACAAGCGGCGGCGGCTGGGCGAGGAGGGCGCGAAGCCCAAGCGGTTCAAGTACAAGCCGATTGCCAGGTGAGCGGGGCGGCGCCGCGCTGCGCCGCCCCCCCCCCACCGGGCCTCACGCCCCCGCGAACACGTCGTTCACGTAGTCGTGCGCCGCCAGCGCGCCTGCGGGGAGCTGGCCGGCCTTCACCCGCTTCGCCACCTCCGCCCGGTCCAGGTCGAAGACCGCCTCGAGGAGGCCCTTCCGGTCCTGCGGCTTCGCCTCCGCCACCACGAACAGGATGCGCGCGCTGTGCTGGATGTAGCGCGGCGAGAGCAGCTGCTTCCGGAGCAGCTCCATGATCACGTCCGCCTTCGCGCGATCGAAGCGCGCCGGCTCGCCGCGCCGATCCTGCTCGGCGAAGAAGGCCTTGGTCCAGCCGTCGTGGTAGGCCCAGACCTTCTCGAACAGCTCGCGGGTGAAGCGCGCCCCCGCCTTCACCGGCTCGGCGTCGGCGCCGATCACCATGCCGTCCTCGGTGAGCACGTGCTTCTGGAGGTGGCCGTCCTTGGTGATGGCCGCCTGGTGGTGGCAGAGCGCCCACAGCCACGAGACGTTGATGCGGTAGGTGGCGAGGTCGTTCATGAACCGCAGCTTCAGCTCGTAGTCGTCGATGGCCGCCGCGAAGTTGCCGTTGAGGATCTGGAAGCCGTAGTTCGCCGCCATGTAGAACGCGTGCTGCACGTGCTCGATGGTGACGTCGCCCTTCGGCACGGCGTAGATCGCCTCCCACCGCTCGCCGGAGAGGAGCTTCTCCGGGGTGTCGAGCGTCCCGCGCTCGAGCACGAGCGGCGTGATCCGGCCCTGGCCGTCGAGCAGCCCGCGCGACTGCAGCAGGGTCCGCTCGGCGTCGGAGAGGCCGCTCGCCACCGTCGGCACCGGCTTGCCCTTCACGTCCACCGTGGCGCGCGGCGCGTCGAGGATCCCCTGCAGCGCGCCCACGTCCGCCTGCAGCGGCGCGTTGCCGGCCGCGACGTAGTCCGGCTCCGGGCTCGCCACCCAGCTCTGCCGGTAGGCGTCGTAGAGCCGCCCCTTCACCTTCCCGGCGAGGACGTCCGCCAGCGTGGGCGCGGCGCCGCCGAGCGGCGCGTCCGGCACGAACATGAGCCCGAGCAGCCGCTCGCGCAGCTTGTCGATCACCATCGCCCGCAGGGCGAGCGGGTTGTAGCGCGACCGACCGTACGGGTCGCCCGCCTGGTAGATCATCACCGCCGCCATGCCGCCGATGGGCGCGGCGTGGCTGAAGTCGCCATCCTTCAGGCCCGCCATGAGCATGAGCAGCGCGTTGTAGCGCTGGTACGCGATCATGTTGGGGGTGGCCATCCCGATCGACTGCGGGTCGGGGAAGACGCCCCGCGGGTCGTCCCGCCACATCTCGATCAGGCTGCCGAGGTAATCCCAGCGGCCGACGTTCGTCCCTAGCAGCCGGCGCCGCAACGTCCAGACGATGGCCGGGAGCTGCCGGCCGGCGTTCCCCTCCTCGTACAGCATCTTCACCTTGATCGTGCCCGCCGGCACGCCGATGAGCCCCTCCAGCCGCGAGAGCAGCCGCTCGACGAGGAGCGCCTCCTGCGGCGTCTGGAGCTTCGGGATGTAGAAGTAGACGCCGCTGCCGGCGCGGCGGAGCGCGTCGAAGTTGTCGAGCGCCCACAGCGTCGTGACCACCACCAGGCCCGGCGCCGGCGCGCCGTCCACCGTCACGTGCTCGTACTGGATGTGCAGGCTGGGCGGTCGCGCCAGTCGCGTCGGCCACTTCGCCTGCGGCGGGGCGATCCGGTAGGCGCGCTTCTTCCCCTTCTTCGTCACCTCGTACGGGCGGTCGTTCCAGCGCCCCTCGTGGATCTCCTTCGCGTTCTGCAGGGCGGCGAAGATGCCGACCGGCTCGGTGGCGGGCGTGCCGTCGGGCCTGAAGTGCGGCGGCGCCGCGTCCTCGAAGTCCGGCATGTTCATCGGCGCGGGGGAGTTGAGCGCGTTGAACGCCATGTCGAGCGGCGACCACGGCCCGGTGAGCTCGAGCCCGGGGTTGCGGGACGGGTGGACGTGGGCCGGGATGGGCACCTCGTCGTTGAGCCGCCAGCGCAGCGGGGTGTCCTTTCCGAGGAAGTTGTCGACGAGGCCCTGCACGATCTGCCGGAACGTGAAGGGCTTCCCGCTCACCGGGTCCTCGAACGAGGCCTCCCAGGGCCAGGCGTACTTCTCGCGGACCGGCGCCGGCGAGGCGAGCAGCTCGCGGCGGGCGGTGAGCGCGGCCGCGATGGCGGGCCTGAGCTCGCGCGTGAGCGCCGCGATCGTCTCCTCGACGTCCAGCGCGCGGCCGTTCACCTGCTTCTCGCCGAACAGATCGGGGAACTTCTGGAGAATGTCCTGACGGACCATGGCGGGGATCCCTCCTGGGGTAAACGTTCTTATCGCTCGCTCTCCGTCACACCGAAGGACCTCTTGGGGGGCGCCGCGGTCAGTGGCCCTCGTGGCCGTCCTCCGGCGCGGGGGCCTCGCCGCCGGGGCCGAACGTGAGCTGGTACGCGAGGTAAGCTTGCGCGGCCTGCTTGTCGAGGGCGCGCCCGGCCGAGACGAGCACGTGGTGCAGCTCCCCGAAGTCGAGGACGACGCCGACGTTGAAGCGCGTCTCCCCCGAGCCTCCGTCCTGCCGGGCCGTCCCGTGGAAGAGCTCGGCCCCGAGCGCGACCCCTTCACCCAGCCGGCGCTGCGCCTGCCAGCCGAAGTACCACCAGTTGCGGTTTCCCGGCCCCGGGTTGATCCAGTAGCCGCCGCCCCCGTAGCTGGTCCAGGGCCCGAAGCTCTTCTGCAGCCAAAGCGGCAGGAAGAGCTGCGTCTGGCCCGCGCCGAGCCCGCGGGAGGCGTCGCCGGTCGGGAGCTCGAGGAGCGGGAAGACGCCGATCTGGGGGACGCGCTCGCCCTCGTGGACGAAGCGCACCTTCGCGCCGAGCTCGGTGTCGCCGTATCCGAGCGACGTGCCGCCTCCGGGCGCGTGCGCCCAGGCGAGCGGCGCGATCGCGTGGAGCTGCACGTCGGGCAGCGCGCCGTAGTTCACCTCGAGGTGCGGGGCGGTGCCGCTCCAGCCGGCCTCGCGCGACCACTGGTCGACGGTGGCGAGGTAGACCTCCCAGTGGTGGAGCTCGACCGGCTCCGGGTCGTCGGTGGTGTAGGGCGGGCCAGCCCAGGCGAGGGCCGGGGCCAGCAGCGCCGCGAGCGCGAGCCACGCCCTCCGCCCCCGCCCTCCACCCATATCGAGTTTCATCTCGAGCTCCCGGCGGCGCGCGCCGCCCGCGCCGCGGCCGCGGACTCCACGTAGCGGCGAGGCGCGCCGCGGGCAAGGCGTCGCGCGGGCCGTGGCGCGGGTGAGCGCTCCGGGCCCCGCGCCGCCCGATCGGGCGACTTCACCATTCGTCCTGCGCGATCCGGCACAGGTTCCATCGTTCACCCAGGGTCGGGCGGCGGGCCCGGCGCGGCGCCCAGGCGCGCCGCGCCGCTCGGGGGTCCGTCCGAGGCGAACGCACCGTCCGCGAGCAGGCGCGCGCCCGGGGAGCGCCTCGCGCCGGGGGCGCCGCGCGCGCGGCACGGCGGCTGCACCGGGGACGCCGCGGCGGGTGAAGCGCGAACGCAGGCGGAGCGCCGGAGGTGGTGATGGGTCGCACATCCTCGATCGCCGCCGGACTGTGGGTCGCGGTCGCCGCGGCCGCCTGCAGCCAGCCGCGCGTCGGCGCGACCGCCTCGGCCGCGCCGCGCATCGAGATCACCGGGGCCAGCGTCGACGGCGCCCGGCACGTGGTCGTGAGCTTCTCGGTCACGCGGGGCGGCGAGGGCGTGCCCGGCCCCGCCGCCCGCGCCATGGCGCCCTCGTGGACCCTGGCCGGCCTCGCCACCGAGCCGGTGAGCCAGCTGCCCGCGTGGCGGAGCTACCTGCTGGTCGGGGACGAGCTCCTGCAGCAGCTCCCCGTCGCTGGCCCGGGCACGCCGCCCGAGCTGGTCGCGAAGCAGTCGCGGCAGCCCTGGTTCGAGGACGGTGGCACGGTCCAGGAGCTCTCCGTGGGGACGTTCCGCTACACCTTCGCGACCGCGCTGCCGGAGGGCTTCGACCCGGCGGAGACGCTTCGCGTCGGCGTGTGGCTGCGCGAGGTGGTCCCCGGGACACCCGACACCAGCTCGACCTTCGACTTCGTGCCCGCCGGCGGCGCGCCGCGGTCGCGCGAGCTCGTCCTCGACCAGAACTGCAACCACTGCCACGGGCTGCGCCAGGGGCACAACCGCTCGCGCACCGGCTGGAAGCTCTGCGTCACCTGCCACACCTACCAGCACGCCGACGCCGAGACGGTGGACCCGGCGGCGATGGCAGGCGCGACGCCCGCCACGAACCCGAACCCGCTCGAGTTCGGCCGCCTCATCCACCGCGTCCACCGCGGGCGCCAGCTGCCGACGCTCTATCTGTCGAGCAGCACCGCGCCGGCGCCGGCGCTCCCCCCGCCCGCGCCGGCGGTGGCGCTCCCGCTCCCCTTCGCGGCCAACCGCAACAAGTCGCTCCTCGGCCAGAAGTTCTCGGTGGTCGACGATCAGAACGGCGCCGGGGAGATGATCTTCGGCCAGGTCATCTCGCGGACCGACAACAACCAGCCGGCGCGGAACCAGCCCACCGGCCTCGTCTACCTGCCCGCGGGGCAGGACTACCGCAACTGCGACGTCTGCCATGCCGGCGCGGCCCAGCAGGGCGAGGTGGTGACCACCATCGCCCGCCGGACCTGCCAGGGCTGCCACCCCGACCTCTGGTATGGCGACGGCCCGACGGACCCGGTCCACCTCGCCCACCCCGGTGGGCCGCAGGCGGACGACACGCGGTGCGCCGGCTGCCACGTCGACCCCGGCGCGATCGTGCCGCACTCCGAGGCGCACCAGGCCCCCTTCAAGAGCCCATACTACAACACACTCTCCGTCAAGCTGGTGGCGGTGAGCGGCATGGTGGCGGGCGGCTTCCCTACTGTGACCTTCTCGGCCAGAGACCTGAACGGCCCGCTCACGCCGTCGCTGACGGCGCCCGTCCCGTTGGCCGACGCGGGACGGAGCGGCCGGGCGAGCCCGGTTCCGCGCGCGCTCGCCAGCGTCAGCTTCACGCTCATCGGCCCGTCCACCGAGTACCTGAGGACCAGCCCGACCGTCAGCGACTCGACCAGCGCGACTTCGTCTCCTCCCCGCCTGGCCGTGGAGGACCCCGTCGTCAAGGGCCAGTACTCCTACACCTTCACGAAGGCCCTGCCAGCGACCGCCTCCGGCACGTGGACCGTCGTGATCACGGCCAGCCGGAGCGTCAAGACCGCCGTCTACGACAACACCGGCAAGTTCACGTGGCCGTACACGGGCGAGACCCTCGCCGAGACGACCGACAACGACGTCCAGTACGTCGACCTCGCCGCGGGGGTCTGGCCGGGCGGCACGCCCGTGCCGCGGCGGCGGGTGGTGGACACCGCGAAGTGCAACGTGTGCCACCTGCGGCTCCAGATGCACGGGAGCCGCAACCAGGTGCAGTACTGCGTGACCTGCCACACCGCCGACTTCACCGACTTCGGCTCGAGGCCGAAGCGGGCCGACAAGTCAGGCATGGTCAACCTCTCGACGGTCACGACCTCGGCCACCACCGGGCTCCCGGTGGCCGCCACCTACGACGGCATCGAGGAGCGCTCGGTGCACCTCAAGGTGATGCAGCACCGGATCCACACCGGGTACCGGACCGGCAGCGCCTCGCTCGGCCTCGCCAAGCCGTTCGTCATCGTCTTCGGCAGCCCGTACTTCTTCGACGACGTGACCATGCCGAACATGATCCGGAACTGCACGCTGTGTCACGTCGGGAACGCGTTCGAGATCGAGAACATCGATTCGAGGCAGGCCTACACCGTCGCGAACGAGACGCCCAACCTCCAGCACCAGGGAACCCCCGCCGCTCCGGCACCGAGCACCCATTCGCCGAACGAGCCGCACACGCCGCCCATCACCGCCGCGTGCATGGGCTGCCACGACACGCAGGCGGCCCTCACCCACTCGCGGCAGTTCACGACGCTCGACAACGTCGAGCAGTGCCTCCCCTGCCACGGGCGCGACGGCGTGAGCCCGGTGGCGGCCGTCCACGGGGTGAGCCTCCCATGACCTCCCTCTCCGCCTTCGCCCGGCGCCTCGGCGCCGCCGCGCTCCTCGCGACGCTGGCGGGCTGCTCCTCGCCGCGCGTCGAGCGGGCGCCGGCCGACGTGACGTTCAGCGTCGGGATCATCGACGGCAACCCCGGGATCCCGGTCGTGGGCGGCCCGCCCGGGAACGGCGGCGCGCCGCAGACCGCCACCACCGTCCACCTCAAGTTCCTGGGCGGGGCGCCCGGGCCCTTCACCGTGGTGGCGCAGCGCCTGGCGCGGCCGCCGGCCGCCGGCCAGCCGGTGGACTGGACGTCCATCCCGGCCAGCACCGTCCCGCTCGTCCCGGCGGCGGAGGCGGTGGGCCTGTCGAAGGAGGCCTGGAACACCGAGTTCCAGGCCGCGCTCGGCTACCTGCAGGTCTGGGACTACGGCATCTACGACGTGGACATCAAGGCCGCCTACGACGACCAGCGGCTCTACCTGCAGCTCCAGTGGCGCGACTCGACGCAGAGCCTCGCCCACCACGACTGGATCTACCGGGTCGACCCGGCCACCGGGCTCGGCGCGTTCGCGCGCCGGACCACCGACGAGGACGTCGTCTACCTCTCCTTCCTCATCGACCCCGCCGCGGCGGGGCGCGCCGCCTCGGGCTGCACCACCGCCTGCCACGTGAGCGAGCGGCGCGGCGCGACCACCCCCGACGACCTCGCCTACCGGTTCACGATGCACGCCGCCGCGCCGGGCCTGCGCGCGGACTCGTGGGCATGGCACGCCGGCCGGACGAACCCGCTCGGCCTGGCGGACGACGCCTCCTGGGACGAGGCGGGCCTGTACGGCGACTGCCCCGACCCGCCGGCCTGCACGCAGCTGTGCGCCGGCGGCGAGGCGCCGCCGTGCAGCACGCCCCCGTACGCCGGCGACGACGACGCGCCGGCGCCGGCGCCGCTCTTCATGTCGGCGGACGGGATCGACGCCAGCCCCGCCTTCCTCTTCCTCGGCGGTGCCGGCGCGCCCGCAGCGGTGCCCTTCGATCCCGGCGCGGCGGCCTCGGCCGGCGCGACCCTCCCCGGCGCGGCGCTCCAGCGGCCGAGCGCGCACCGCGGCGACGTGAGCGCCCGCGGCACCTGGGCGAACGGCGTCTGGACCCTCGAGCTCTCCCGCGACCTGGTGACGTCAGACCCGAACGACGCGCAGTTCCCCCTCCAATGACCCGCGCCCTCCCAGCCGCCCTCACGCTCACCTTCGCGCTCGCCTGCGGCGGGCCACGCACCGGCGCGGCCGTCCCCGCCGCCGCGCGCGGCCCGGCGGCGACCTACGCCGACGTCTCGGCCGTCTTCGCGATGAGCTGCGCCACCCAGGGGTGCCACACCGGCCACCCGCCCGCCAACACGCCGGACTCGTTCGACCCGCAGTACGCCTACGACGCCCTGGTGGGCCAGCCGGCCCTCCAGGTCCCCTCCCTGCCGCTCGTCGACCCGGGGAACCCGGACCACAGCTACGTGGTCCTGAAGGTCCGCGGGACCGCCTCGGGCGTGGGCGGCGTCGCCACCCGCATGCCGCTCAACGCCCACCCGCTGTCGGACGAGGACCAGGCGGCCCTCGAAAGCTGGATCCTCGCCGGAGCCTCCCATGACTGAACGCCTCCTCCTGCGCGCCGCCGCCGCGGCCCTCCTCGGCCTGGCCCTGCTCGCCGCGGCGCCGGCGGGCGCGCGCTCGACCGTGAACGTGTCGGGCTCCATCTACGTGGACCAGTGGTGGCTCTCGAAGAAGGCCGCCAGCGACCGCACCGTGGGGACCATCACCCCGGACGGCGCCCTCAAGGTGTCGGTGGACGTCCACGACGAGCTCGCCATCTCGGCCAAGGCCTGCTTCAGCTGCCACGGCATCGAGATGGAGCACTTCAGCCTCGACTACACGCCGAAGGCCTACTTCAACGTGTCGGCGGGCCGGGTGGTGGTGCCGTTCGGCGAGTACGCGAACCGCGTCGACCCCTCGAGCCACCGCACGGTGAGCGCGCCGCTCATCTTCGACATGGGCCGGATCCCCTACGGCGACCGGACCGGGTGGAACCTCGGCGTCGTGCCCGCGCCCTACGTCGACACCGGCGTGGTCGTCTACGGCCAGACCTGGATCGGCGAGCGGGTCCAGGTCTGGTACGGCGGCTACGGGGTGGCCGGGCTCCGGGGCTCGAACGACGTGGACTTCGCCTCCATGCGCTCGTCCTACTACGCGGACAACAACCGCGTGCCGAGCGGCGGCGCGCGGCTCGCCCTCACCTGGTCGCAGCAGGATCCCTCCTTCGTGATCGGCGACGTGAGCCTGGGCGGCTCCTTCACCGGCGGCCGCTACGACCAGGCCGGCACGCTCGGCTACAAGGCCTGGGGGG containing:
- a CDS encoding malate synthase — its product is MVRQDILQKFPDLFGEKQVNGRALDVEETIAALTRELRPAIAAALTARRELLASPAPVREKYAWPWEASFEDPVSGKPFTFRQIVQGLVDNFLGKDTPLRWRLNDEVPIPAHVHPSRNPGLELTGPWSPLDMAFNALNSPAPMNMPDFEDAAPPHFRPDGTPATEPVGIFAALQNAKEIHEGRWNDRPYEVTKKGKKRAYRIAPPQAKWPTRLARPPSLHIQYEHVTVDGAPAPGLVVVTTLWALDNFDALRRAGSGVYFYIPKLQTPQEALLVERLLSRLEGLIGVPAGTIKVKMLYEEGNAGRQLPAIVWTLRRRLLGTNVGRWDYLGSLIEMWRDDPRGVFPDPQSIGMATPNMIAYQRYNALLMLMAGLKDGDFSHAAPIGGMAAVMIYQAGDPYGRSRYNPLALRAMVIDKLRERLLGLMFVPDAPLGGAAPTLADVLAGKVKGRLYDAYRQSWVASPEPDYVAAGNAPLQADVGALQGILDAPRATVDVKGKPVPTVASGLSDAERTLLQSRGLLDGQGRITPLVLERGTLDTPEKLLSGERWEAIYAVPKGDVTIEHVQHAFYMAANYGFQILNGNFAAAIDDYELKLRFMNDLATYRINVSWLWALCHHQAAITKDGHLQKHVLTEDGMVIGADAEPVKAGARFTRELFEKVWAYHDGWTKAFFAEQDRRGEPARFDRAKADVIMELLRKQLLSPRYIQHSARILFVVAEAKPQDRKGLLEAVFDLDRAEVAKRVKAGQLPAGALAAHDYVNDVFAGA
- a CDS encoding multiheme c-type cytochrome; this translates as MGRTSSIAAGLWVAVAAAACSQPRVGATASAAPRIEITGASVDGARHVVVSFSVTRGGEGVPGPAARAMAPSWTLAGLATEPVSQLPAWRSYLLVGDELLQQLPVAGPGTPPELVAKQSRQPWFEDGGTVQELSVGTFRYTFATALPEGFDPAETLRVGVWLREVVPGTPDTSSTFDFVPAGGAPRSRELVLDQNCNHCHGLRQGHNRSRTGWKLCVTCHTYQHADAETVDPAAMAGATPATNPNPLEFGRLIHRVHRGRQLPTLYLSSSTAPAPALPPPAPAVALPLPFAANRNKSLLGQKFSVVDDQNGAGEMIFGQVISRTDNNQPARNQPTGLVYLPAGQDYRNCDVCHAGAAQQGEVVTTIARRTCQGCHPDLWYGDGPTDPVHLAHPGGPQADDTRCAGCHVDPGAIVPHSEAHQAPFKSPYYNTLSVKLVAVSGMVAGGFPTVTFSARDLNGPLTPSLTAPVPLADAGRSGRASPVPRALASVSFTLIGPSTEYLRTSPTVSDSTSATSSPPRLAVEDPVVKGQYSYTFTKALPATASGTWTVVITASRSVKTAVYDNTGKFTWPYTGETLAETTDNDVQYVDLAAGVWPGGTPVPRRRVVDTAKCNVCHLRLQMHGSRNQVQYCVTCHTADFTDFGSRPKRADKSGMVNLSTVTTSATTGLPVAATYDGIEERSVHLKVMQHRIHTGYRTGSASLGLAKPFVIVFGSPYFFDDVTMPNMIRNCTLCHVGNAFEIENIDSRQAYTVANETPNLQHQGTPAAPAPSTHSPNEPHTPPITAACMGCHDTQAALTHSRQFTTLDNVEQCLPCHGRDGVSPVAAVHGVSLP
- a CDS encoding ethylbenzene dehydrogenase-related protein, with amino-acid sequence MTSLSAFARRLGAAALLATLAGCSSPRVERAPADVTFSVGIIDGNPGIPVVGGPPGNGGAPQTATTVHLKFLGGAPGPFTVVAQRLARPPAAGQPVDWTSIPASTVPLVPAAEAVGLSKEAWNTEFQAALGYLQVWDYGIYDVDIKAAYDDQRLYLQLQWRDSTQSLAHHDWIYRVDPATGLGAFARRTTDEDVVYLSFLIDPAAAGRAASGCTTACHVSERRGATTPDDLAYRFTMHAAAPGLRADSWAWHAGRTNPLGLADDASWDEAGLYGDCPDPPACTQLCAGGEAPPCSTPPYAGDDDAPAPAPLFMSADGIDASPAFLFLGGAGAPAAVPFDPGAAASAGATLPGAALQRPSAHRGDVSARGTWANGVWTLELSRDLVTSDPNDAQFPLQ